One stretch of Thalassophryne amazonica chromosome 17, fThaAma1.1, whole genome shotgun sequence DNA includes these proteins:
- the LOC117529675 gene encoding lymphoid enhancer-binding factor 1-like isoform X1, whose amino-acid sequence MSSFSVFMCSNRNNMQETQQHTVDPSRVFVQRSPNAFAFFAREHRSDVVAGHRVKNSPTVNQILGRKWRAMSMDEQLKYYLMAHSETYTPNCKPPNQPRIATIRSHRANRRAAKRKPAREVRK is encoded by the exons ATGAGCTCCTTCTCTGTTTTCATGTGTTCCAATAGAAACAACATGCAGGAAACCCAGCAGCATACAGTAGACCCCAGCAGGGTGTTTGTTCAAAGGTCGCCCAACGCCTTTGCGTTCTTTGCGAGGGAGCACAGGTCCGATGTTGTCGCAGGCCACCGTGTGAAAAATAGTCCCACTGTCAACCAAATATTGGGAAGGAAG tGGAGAGCTATGAGCATGGACGAACAACTCAAGTATTACTTAATGGCTCATAGTGAAACCTACACCCCCAACTGTAAACCACCTAATCAGCCAAGGATAGCTAC cATCCGCAGCCACAGAGCCAATAgacgtgctgcaaagagaaaaccTGCACGTGAGGTCAGGAAGTGA
- the LOC117529675 gene encoding lymphoid enhancer-binding factor 1-like isoform X2, which produces MSSFSVFMCSNRNNMQETQQHTVDPSRVFVQRSPNAFAFFAREHRSDVVAGHRVKNSPTVNQILGRKWRAMSMDEQLKYYLMAHSETYTPNCKPPNQPQPQSQ; this is translated from the exons ATGAGCTCCTTCTCTGTTTTCATGTGTTCCAATAGAAACAACATGCAGGAAACCCAGCAGCATACAGTAGACCCCAGCAGGGTGTTTGTTCAAAGGTCGCCCAACGCCTTTGCGTTCTTTGCGAGGGAGCACAGGTCCGATGTTGTCGCAGGCCACCGTGTGAAAAATAGTCCCACTGTCAACCAAATATTGGGAAGGAAG tGGAGAGCTATGAGCATGGACGAACAACTCAAGTATTACTTAATGGCTCATAGTGAAACCTACACCCCCAACTGTAAACCACCTAATCAGCCA CAGCCACAGAGCCAATAg